The Clostridia bacterium nucleotide sequence AAACTCATCTCGGCCTGGTACTGTTCCGGCAAAACCATGATTGCCAGTAGCACGCCAATGAAAAGACCTGCGAAAGAGAGTGCAATCAGCTTGTGCCGGCGGAAGACAACCATCAGAAATCCACGCGGTGTTAGCGCGGATTGCTGAGGTTTGTAAACCACCATGCCGGTCTCGTTTTTCATCTGCTGAACTCCTTTGCTGTATTCGGGGAGGGTGAACGCTACGGGCGTATTGCGACCGTGGGGCGCGGGACGATGACATCCTTCACCTTTGAGAACGTGTTCTGCGGGACGAACAGCATGTCTCCGTTCTGCAGGCGCACATCTTCGTGGAGATCTCCCTTCGCTAACATCTTCTTCATGTTGAGCCGCTTCACTTCCATGCGATCACCGGGAAGACGTCGATAAACCCATACTTCCGAATGCTTTGAAGCCGAGGTGAATCCGCCCGCGACTGCGACCGCCTCCGCGACAGTCGTGCTGTCACGAAGTTCGTATTTTCCCGGGTGTAGTACCTGACCACCGGCTATGAAATAGGGCTTGGTAAAGTCCTTCAGGACGACCGTGATGACCGGATCGCGCAGTGTGTTCGCGTAGGCCTTGCGTACGGTTTCTCTTACTTCCGCAGTGGTCTGGTCCTGCACGCGTACGTCTCCAACCTCTTTAAGGTTGATGAAGCCATCCGGTTGCACGGCGACCGTCTGGTTCATCTCCGGAGAAAACGTGAACGTGATGTCCATGGCATCGCCCGGGCGTACCTTGTAGCGCGGGTACCGGTCTGCAAACTGGGTTTCGCCGGGCGCCGCTTGCGCAGGCGTGTCGGGCGCTGAAGCGGCAGCAGCCTGGGGCGCTGCGGAAATTGGCGCGCCTTGCAGCTGGACTGTGGAATCGGCAGGCGTCGCCGTCGAGGCCGCGCTGGGTGTTGCCGGCGTCGTTCCCGGACCGGCGGCAACCTGGGCCCACGCTGCGCAACTCAGGGTCGCCACCACGGCCAGTAAGATCGTTACAAGCGCTCTGTTGTACGTCATTCCAAAACCTCTTCTGTGTTGTTCGTACATTTCCGGGTCTCAAGCGAATTCAGCTTTTCAGCAAAATCTCATGCTGGCTCGTCGCGTAAGTTCGTTGGCAGCGTTCGATCAACGACGCCCACCGCCCGCGTAAACCTTGCGCGTTTGTTTGTCCGATCGACTGGCTTCGATGCGCGCGGAGATTTCTCGCCACGCAGCCGTCGCCGATCCGACGCACGCCCCATGCAGACGTACTCATAACCGTAGTGCCGTGCGATCTCCGGATCGAAAATATTCCGCGCATCAACCAGAACCGGCACTTTCATCACCAGCCGAAAGCGTGCGAGATCGAGTTCGCGGAATTCTTCCCAGTCGGTGAGTACCGCCACGGCGTCAGCGCCGTTACCAGCGTCATAGGCGTCGGTGCAGTAAACGATTCGTTGCGGATCTTCCGGTATCACTTGCCGCGCATTGTTCATCGCCTTCGGATCGTACAAGCGCAGGTTTGCTCCATGGCGAGCGAGCGCCTCGACGATCTTCAAACTGGGCGATTCGCGTATGTCGTCCGTGCCTGCTTTGAATGAGAGCCCCAGCACGGCGATGGTCTTGCCCTGAAGAATCCATAGAGCTTCGCGAAGCTTGCTGACCAGGCGTTGCGCCCGGCTGGAATTAATTGCTCCCACTTCCCGGAGAAGCGAGGCTTGTACGTTGTGTTCTTCAGCAAGGTGGATGAAGGCGCTAAGATCCTTTGGCAGGCAGTATCCGCCAAATCCAATGCCGGCTTCGAGGAACTGTTTGCCAATGCGCGAATCGAAGCCGATACCGTTGGCTACCTGCTTCACGTCTGCGCCGACTGACTCGCAAATGTCCCCAACAAGGTTGATAAATGAAATCTTCGTTGCCAGGAATGCATTCGCGGCGTGCTTGATCAGCTCCGCCGTATTCAGATCGGTGAACACGAGCGGGCAGTCAAGCGGCTTGTAGAGTTCGGCCAGGATATCGCGCGCGCGCTCAGACGTTACTCCGCAGACCACGCGATCCGGCTGGAAGAAGTTCGTTACCGCCTTGCCCTCCTGGAGAAATTCAGGGTTGGAAGCCACCTCGAACCGAGGCTTGTTCCATTGAGCGATGTTCGATGCCGGAGTTGGCGTCGCCACAGGACGGTTGCCACTTGATTCCTGCTCGCTTCCGGACGCCTCGGTCATCTTCGCGGCATCGTAATCGCGTGAGCCGTCGCCGTTACCGTCGTGCGCCTGCTTGGAGTGGAGAGCGAGCGCAGCGAGTTCCCGCTCTATGGTTCTGTGGATCCAGTGGCCTGTGACCGCAGGCACCGTGCTCTTTTCCACTATCAACTTATAGCCGTTCAGATTGCCGGCGATGGTGCGCGCAAGCGCCTCGATGTTTCTAAGGTCTGCGCGGCCATCTTCAGCCTGCGGCGTACCGACGCAGATGAAAAGGACCGAAGCGGCAGAGATCGCATCCTCCACTCGGGTTGTTAGCTCAAAGCGTCCCGAGCCTAAGTGCTTGCGAAGAAGATCCTGCAAGCCGGGCTCGTAAAAAGGGCACTCTCCCGACTTCATCGACTCGATCTTGTTCACGTCGCTGTCGGCGCCAATCACGTGCCACCCAAGTTCGGCGAACCCGACTGCGGTGGGTAGCCCTACGTGACCCATGCCCAGAACTGCGATCCGTAAGCTGCGCGCTCGCGTGCTGGGCCGGAAGCTTTTTAGGCTGTACATTTGCGGAACTCCTGAGCGTCGATGAGAAGAATGGGCGGACTGCCACGACGAGCGCCCGCTTAGAGCCTCGAATACAGACGTTGTGGAATCGGAAAACGTCGATTGTTCAACACTGCGCCGAGCAAGCGAACATTCGATTGCTCAAGTTCCTGCTTCGCTTTCATTGCAAGTTCGCGACGCGTCTCGTCTGCCTCAACTACGAGGACGACGCCGTCGGCAGCCCGTCCCAGCGCAACGGCCACTTGCGACTCGCCGATGGACGGTGCCTCGATCAGAACGTGAGTGAACTGCTGTAGCAATTCATCTATGCGCGTGGCCATCGCCCCAGAACTCAGCAGCGCCTCCCAGCCCGCGATTTCAGGTCCTGAAGGGATGACCAGCAGGTTGAGATTTGGCAGACGACGTCCGAACGACTGTATCGGCGCGTCGCTGAGGAGCGCAGTTGTCAGGCCGTGTTTGTTCGTCAGATCGAACACCTCGTGAAAGGTGGGCGAAGCCACCTTTGCGTCGATAAGACACACCGATGGTTGTCCCAACGTGCACAATGCCTCGGCTGCGAGCAGAGCAATCGAGTTCGCTTCCAGTGTCGCAGTGATGCCACAAAGCACGACCGCTTTTGGCGCGCTTGCTCCTGGTATAAGAAAGAGGCGGTGCACCAGTTCCTTGATCTCGGGTCGCACTTCGGTTCCAAAGGAGCGCACAGGCGCGGCCGGCGTCCCCGCTGATTCAATCAAAGTGTCCGCAGCAGTTTGGGAAACCGCAGCACTCCTCATACCAGCAGCAGCATTGCCGCGTAGACTGGCCACTCGTTGCAAAAGTTCGAAATTCCTGCTCATGCTCCCCTCTAGCCTTCCTTGTTCAGCACGTACGCTTCGCACTCAAGACGTTGTACGCAGCGCAAACTTGACCACGATTTCGGTATCCACATCGATCGGTTGGCCGTTAAGCGAGGCTGGGCGATAACGCCATTCGCGCACAGCCTTTATCGCCGCGCCCGCCAGCACCGGGTTTCCGCTGACACGTTCAATGAATTGCACGGAGCCATTCTTCGTAATGACAGCCTTCAATACCACCATGCCTTCCAGCTTTAACTGCCTCGCCAGGGTGGGATATTCCGGTGTCGTGGAGTGCAGCAGTTCAACTTGGCTAATCTGAGATACTCGCTGATCGCCAACGCTGGCGGCAGACGGAACGCTTCCGCTCGCCAATTCAGTCGTGGTGGGCGTCGCGTTCGAAGGGTCGTTCCACTGCACATCGGAGGGCGGAGGAGCAGAAGCGGCAGGCGTCGCTCCGGCTCCCGTCTGCACCGTTCCAGCACTGGCAGGCCCGGGTTGGGCTGCCGGTACCGGTATGTTCGAGGCAGGGGGAGGGGCGGGCCGAGTCGTGTCTCGGTTCGTGCTCGTCTCCGCGTTAGTTGCCGCCACATTATGTGAGACAAAACTGTTCGAGGCCGGTGCAGTGGCGGAACCATTGCCGGTCGCACCCCGTCGCAGAACCGTGGTCGTTGCCTCCGGCTCGAACGATGACGGACGTGACGATTGCACTCGGGGCGCGGCAGGTTGCGTCACTTGCTTTTCGCGCGACATTCGTAACGCAGGCGCCGGTCTACTCCGTTGCGTGCTCTCCCCTGAGTCTCGATCAACTTCCTTCGCCGGGGATGCCATGCTTGTGGCGCTATTCGCTGGGCTTGCGGGCACCGCAGCAACATCGTTCGCCGCCGCAACGTCGTGCGCCGAGGATGTGTATTGACGCCAGACGCCCACTGCGCCGCCAAGTAATGCAAACGCAAGCGTGCCCAAAGCTATCGCCCGAGGATTCAACTTTGCTGTTGACCCGCTTGTTGAGAAGCGCGAATCCAATCTGGGCGACCCTGTGCGATGTTCTGCCGCGACGCTGCCCCATACATATGGACTGTTGCGAAGCGCGTCGGCGATTGCGTCCGAGGAAGTCTCCGCATTCTTCGCAGGGCGGTCAATCGGGATTGGCTTCGGTAATTCGTGAACTGCGCCTTCGGTGCCTGCGTCAGCATTCGCTCTGGCGGTGTTCGCTGTCTCAGTGTCTGCAATTTTGGTGTTCGCTCCAACCGGATCGGCTACCGCCAAAGGCGATTCGGGAGGGGAGCATTTCGCTGTATTCGCCTGGTAGCCTTTGGCGTGTGCTGCGAAATGCGTTGGGAGGCCGTTCGATGGCTCATTTTCAACGTGAGGCGGAGCTATATGCGGAGCGGGTTCGCTAGAGGCGACGGGTGAGTGAACGGGTGGACGCGCGGGCACATACGTCGCGAACTGCTGCGGCGCAGTCGCCGCCAGGAACGGCTGCACATGGGGTGCCGCCGCCGATTGCGATTGCTCCCTAGGCAGTGGCTCGACTGCGGGTGCTCTTCGCAGATTCCTGCTGGCGGCCCCGTCGGCCCCGTGACGCTCTACCCGAGAGCTTTTACCTGGCCCGCGCCGGGCAATTGGAGCCCAGTTGATGGGCGTGGCTCGTTGCGCTCCGCGCAGCGCGATATCGTCCGCTACTTCACGCACCATCCGCTCATCAATCACCTTGGCGTCGAGAGCGAATCCAAGCGACAAAGCATTGAAGCACAGAGTGTTGATGTTCCGCGGAACGCCTTCGCTACGCGAGATCAGCAGCGCGCGGGCTTCCGGCGTGAGCAGGTCGGGGCCGCGATAGCCTGCAACCTGAAGTCGATGATCGATGTACTTGCCAGCCTCCTCCGGCGATAACGCATCCAGGTGGATGACCATGGACAGGCGTTGCCGGAGTTGCATCAGGGCAGGAGTTGCGAGCTTGCTTGCCAGCGAATTCTGACCGGCCAAGACGATCTGCAAGAGTTTGGTGCGCGAGGTCTCGAAATCAGAGAGCAGGCGCACGGTTTCGAGCACACTGTCGTCCAGGTTCTGGGCCTCATCGATCACGACGATGAAACGCTTGCCTGCAGAAGCCCCGCGCACCAGCATGCTGTTGAACTCCTGGTGCATCGTGACCATGTCCTTGCCCGCAATCTCCATTCCCACTTCCGCCATCAGAAAACGCATGAACTCACGCGAGTCGCACTGCGTCTGGAAGAGGAATGCAGTCTGAGCAGATCGCTGGAACCGCTCCAACAGGTGGAACAGCAGCGTCGTTTTTCCCATCCCCGGCGGCGCGATCAACGCCAGGAATCCGCGGCCGCTTTCAACGCCGTAGATGAGCGAAGCGAGTGCCTCGCGATGCATCTCGCCGAGGTACAAGTAGCGCGGATCGGGCGTTACTCCGAACGGTTCTTCGCGAAGGCCGTAATGCTGAAGGAACATGTCACCTGGTGAACTTCTAAATTATCCGGCGAAATCAATCGTCAGAGGGTTTGCCACTCTTTCTTGCGAAAGGCAGGTATGCGGCTTGTTTCTGTCATCCTGCTCTCTTCGCCAGTGTTGAAATGCAAGCCTCCACGTCACTCGGTTCCAGTTCCACAGAGAACGAACGCATGATGCTGTCGATTGATACGATCATCTTGAGCTCTCGAGTGCTGCGTACGATTACACCTTCCAGTCCGCGTAAGGCGCCGGCCGTGACTCGCACGCGCTTGCCGGCGGATAAAAATGGATGCGGTTGCGACTTGCGTACTTGGACTGCGGCTCTGAGCGCTGCTATCTCATCGTCGCGCAACGGAGCTAATTGGCCGTTGAACCCGACAATCCTGATAATCCCCGGCGCTTCCAAAACTTTCTGCCGCTCACAAGTGGAAATACGAACGAACAAGTAGCTGGGAAAGAGCGGCATCTGAACTACAGCTCGCCTGCCGTTTTCCCATCGTCGCGCGCTGTCATAAATGGGGAGAAAGGTTTCTATTTCGCGACTCTGTAAGTGCTGCAACGCAGTTTTTTCGTGTCGCGCCGCTGTGTAGGTGGCGTACCAGCGCGACTGAAGTCCGTCGGTTCGCAACGAGACCGAAAGCTCACGCGCGCTCGTTCCGTTTCCCAGGGGTAAATACAGCTCCGCCATCTCAACGACACCTTCCGTTCGCAAGCTTTTGAAAACAAATGATTAGTTTCTATGCTCGTTCTGTCCGACTGTTTGCGGCCCGGAGAACAACCCAAACCACAATTTCTGCTTAAATCTCGGGTTCTCTCAGCAGCATCACGCGAGCATGCACCGCGAATCCGACTTGTTTATTTTCGGCATACTCAATTCTGGTTACTCGTCCAATCACTACCGCTTCGTAGATCAGTTCCGGCTCCAGCGCTGGAAGCACAAAGCGGCACCGCGCGACACTCAAGACCGGCGGACAAGTATCTGAGACGACGTACATTCCCTCTGAACTCATATCTCGCGAAAGCCCCGGTTCGCGGTACTTATGCCCATTTGCTCTCCATTCGAAGAGCACGGGTACTTTCAGGCTGACACGATTTCTAGCCCTGAGTTGTGCCACCGTCGTTGTCACCGTCGCGTAGCTCCTGGGCAGCCGTCGTGTGACAGCGCCTAGTTGAGAGCGCCAACTGTATGTTTTCGGTGCTCACGCAACAAGTGGCCGAACGACTCTTTATGCCTTTGCCCGAGACCCCGCTGACAGGCCCAGAGACAAGTCCATGCGAATGGCCGGACTTTGGATTCCTTCTCCTTGGGTGATTTGGCCTCCGTGCCTCATAGCACTATGTGCTGAAGACAGTGGTCGTGGTGGGGACATCGCCTGCAGCTGCGGCTCTTTGGTTCTGCTCTCGCAAAGATGGATGAAGAGGAAGAAGTTCTCATGCACGGAATGAAAAGGATCGGATTCGGGATGGAGAAGAACTTCTCATACCCGGCGAAGCGGAGTTCCGCGAATCCGTGTTTGGCGTCGAAGTTAGTGACAGCTGAGATTTAAGGAATTGTGATGAGGAACCGGAATGCGGGCGTTGCGATTGTTAAACCTAAGCCGCATTGTTCTTGGAATTCGTCGCATAGAGAACGAGTTCCACTCGGCTCGAGACGTTCAGCTTATCGAAGATACGGAACAGATAGTTTTTTACGGTGTGTTCGCTGAGAAACAACTTGTTCGCCATTTCGCGGTTCGTGAGGCCTTGAGCCACTAAATTGATGATCTGTTCTTCGCGCCTTGTGAGCGTGCGCAACATGTTCGAGTCAACTTCACGCAGCGGCGCTGCGCTGGCAAGTGCTTCTAGAATCAACTCCATTTCTTTGCTGCTCGCCCAGATCTGTCCAAGGTGAACCGCGCGAATGCATTTGCACAACGTATTGAAAGCTTCGGCGCGAAAGAACACACCTTTCGCTCCGCCCCGGAAGGCACTAATGATCAATTCGCGGTCCCTCTCCTCCAGCATCATGACGGCACGCGCCTGCGGGTTATTCTTTTTAACTTCCCGGAGACTTTTAAAGCCGCCCAGTCTTCCGTCCTGCAGATTTGCGCTGATGATGACAACGTTTGGTTCGGAATCGCTGACTCTTTGCTGCACGTCGACGGTGGTGACGCAGCAGGCCGTGACCACAAACCGCGCCCGGCGCAGCCGGTCGGCAAGGAGTTCGCACCCCATCATAGTTGCGTCTGATACAAGCACTCGGATCGTGGATTGAGCCGTCATCTTTTGCGCAAGTGGCCTCCTCAACCCAGCTTTCGTTCTTGCGACTAGAGTTGGATGCCACGGCCTTCAATGATGTTTGACCAGAACTGCTAAGAATGTGCGGAATGCTCCGCGAAAGGTTAACAATAAATAAATATGCGCCAGCCTATGAACGGCACTGTTGTGTATCACTGCTGGGCCGGTCTTGCGGGTGTGTATCTTTTACCGAACTTTGCTTTCACTGCCAGAACCGCGGCGCTAGGGAAGGGTCTTCTTAAACTCGACGATGCTTGAGCGTGAACATGATGCTCTGCTACGAAATGGCCGGTCACCATCTCGATCATCAAGCGCCTTATCTCTCGCGGATTGCTTCACTGCGGGCTTTCCGCGCGCATGTTGCCAGAGCCACTCTGCGGTGTTCGGACTATCTGGTCCCAGCCCCACCCACTACAACAGCGGCCTTCTTCTTCCATGCTCCGATGACTGCGCCCATAAGGATCGATCCCACCAGAGGGTAGCCGGAGGCGATAAGTTTGAAACTGGTGGGCCGCATCTCGAACCCGTGTTCCGTCGCCAGCGCGACCGCCGCAAAGATGCCGAGCACGGCTCCCACGGCGATTCCTCTCAGCGCGTTTATGTCGCCCAGTTGCACAAGAAGCCAGGCAATTGCGTAGGCCATCACGAGGTTGCAAACGAAGGCGACCACATAGGGTCCGGCCGACATTTCCTGTGCGAATGCTTGCACCTGCTCCGGCGTCAGTCCTAGCCCCGCAATCCAGGGCTTGGCGAAAAGCGTGAACCAAACCGCTCCTAGAACGAAGTGCACAATCGCAGCAACTACTACCGCGAGCCAATTAATCCTTGCACTCATTTCCGCCCCCTCGAACGCAACTCAAGATAAAAGCCCGACTGCGTTCGGCAGCCTAGCACGAAAGTGCGAATCAGCACACCTCTGACTGTGCCAACCCGGAAGGCGGCGCAGCATCGCCACGTTGGACTTCGCCCAGAGTCACGGTTTCCGTTCGTATCTCGTCTGGAAGATCTCTACCCATTGGCCGTTCTTGTTGCCGAAAACGTGGAAGATGTAGGCGTTCTCGCCATCTCGAACCAGTGTTGAGCGCACATCGCTGGTTGCCCCGTCGGGCCTCATCACCTTGAAGTCCTGGCGCAGCGTGTGGGCATCAGTGTCCGGAAACGCAGTGCCGATCGTGAGTTCACCTTCGGAGCTGGTGTACCAGAAGCCAACTGTCTTGTGCGCCGGGTCCCATGCGTAGAAGCCGTTGTAGTGCGGCTCTCCGTTGAAGTCTGCGTTGAACTCTATGGCGCGGTGGTTTGCGGCCCATCTAATACGGTTCTCGACGTGGATCGCTTCGCCGCGCGGGCTTTTCAGATCGGTCATCCACGTGCCGCCGACCAGCCATGCCACATCTTTGAGTGGATCGATGTTCGTCTTCGAATCAGCAGGTCCGGCAGGTTCGGGCGGTGCCATGCCAGGTTTCAACTGAGAGTTGAGCTGCAAGGTCATGATCATCATAAGAACGCAAGCGGCTGCAAACTGAGTCCTCTTCATAGTCATCTTCATAATGAGTCCCTTCATATCCCGCCAAGATCATTCGAATCAGGGATGCTTGCACGGAAACCGGGGCGATGCAAGAAGTCCGGTTTGCAGATAGCTCTGTTCCTCCAATCGGTTCCGCCAAATCGCTCATATTTTGACCATTTTGAAAACGGTTTTCGTGTTGTGACCCTAGTCACACCACGCGGTTCGCCAATTTGCTAAAGTTAATGCTTCATGGCTGCCCCTGATTCCATCTTCGTACGCGCCTGTAAGGGCCTGCCTACCGAGTCCACTCCTGTTTGGTTCATGCGACAGGCTGGCCGGTACATGGCCGAATACCGCGAAGTCCGCAAGCATCATTCGCTGGTCGAGATCTGCAAGAAGCCAACGGTCGCCGCCGAGGTTACGATTACGGCCGCCGAGGCGCTTGGCGTGGACGCAGCGATCATCTTTGCCGACCTCCTTTTGCCGCTGGAAGTTATGGGACTGCCGTTCCATTTCACCGCGGGCGAGGGCCCCGTGGTGGAGAGGCCTGTCCGCACTCCTCAGGATGTGCGCGCGTTGCGCACCGATCGTGCTGCCGATCTTGGCTACGTGTCGGAAGCCATCCGGGAATGTGTTAAGCACTGGGGCTCAAGGCTGCCGATGATTGGTTTCTGCGGTGCGCCCTTCACGCTCGCCAGCTACATGATCGAAGGTGGCGGATCGCGCAACTACATCGAAGTCAAAAAGCTGATGTATCGCTCGCCGGAAGTATGGGACGAGCTTCTCGGCAAACTGGTTGACGTGCTTGTGGAGTACACCACCCAGCAGGTCAAGGCCGGCGCCGACGTGCTTCAGATTTTCGATAGCTGGGTCGGGTGTCTCAGCGTTGAGGACTATCGCCGATACGTGCTGCCGCGCACTCGCGAATTGATCGAGCGCCTGCAAAAGGCCGGAGCGCCCATCATCTATTTCGGCACGGATAGCTCCACCCTGCTGCCCACCATGCAGCAGACCGGTGCAGAAGTCGTCGGACTCGACTGGCGTATCCCGCTCGACCAGGGCTGGCGCAGCATGAATTACGAAGTCGCCGTTCAGGGCAATCTCGATCCCGTCACGCTCTTTGCCGAGTGGCCGGAGATCGAAAGCCGCGCGAAGCTCATCCTCGATCAGGCCGCCGGGCGCCCGGGCCACATCTTCAATCTTGGCCACGGCATACTTCCGCATACCCCGTTCGAGAATGTGAAGAAGCTGGCGAAATTCGTACAGGAGTACAGCGCCGAGCTTAAAGCCACCGCCGCGAGGACTATGTGAGTCAGAGGACGGCCATTTTGTTGCTGGCCCACGGGAGTCCTGAAACAGCCGAGGACGTACCGGAGTTCCTGCGCAACATAACCGGCAAGCGACCCATGCCCGAGGCCGTTGTCAAGGAAGTACAGCGCCGTTACGCGCTCATAGGGCAGTCACCGCTCACCTGCTGGACCATGGAGCAGGCAGAGGGCGCGGCTCGGGATAGCGGCTTGCCGGTTTACGTGGGCATGCGCAATTGGCGCCCATACATTCGCGACACTGTGAAACAAATGGCTGTCGACGGCGTTACTCATGCCGTCGCCATCTGTCTTGCGCCGCACAACTCGCGCACCAGCGTCGGTCTGTACAAGCAAGCCTTGCTGGCTGAAAACGGACAGACGCCGTTCACGATTGATTTCGTCGAGAACTGGCACGATCATCCGTTGCTCACCCGGGCCTTCGCCGAACGCTTGCGCGAAGGTTGGCAGAAGGCTTGTGCCGAGGCGGGAGCCGCGCTGCCCGTCATCTTTACCGCGCACAGCGTCCCGGAGCGTACCATCGCCGACGGCGATCCCTACGGGCAACAGGCTAGGCACACGGCTGAACTCGTTGTGCAGCAGGTTCCGGAGATCAAGGACTGGCGTTTCGCTTTCCAGAGCCAGGGAATGAGCGGTGGGGTGTGGCTCGGTCCCACGGTCGAAGACACCATTCTGGCTATCAAGTCGGAAGGGAACCAGGGTGTGTTCATTCAGCCTATTGGTTTTGTTTGCGATCACGTCGAAGTGCTCTACGACATTGATATAGCTTTCAGAAAGTTTGCCGACGACCACGGAATGCGCCTCTGGCGCGCTGAGTCGTTGAACGGCTCAAAGACATTCGCCCGCGCCGTTGCCCAGGTCGCGCGTGAGCGCCTCGATGTTGGCGAAGACAGAGCCGCGGGCAAATCAAAGCCGCCGGCACATCAAGTTTAGTGAGGCAGCGGTCCGGGACATCGGACCCCGATTCATATGCGAGTTGCAATCATCGGCGGCGGCATCTCAGGCTTGAGTGCCGCCTTTTATCTTGAGAAGGAACGCGCCGCAGGCGCTCCCGTCGAGTATGTGCTCTTCGAGAGCACGGATCGTCTTGGCGGCTCCATGTATTCGGAGCGCATTGAAGGCTGCATCGTGGAAGCTGGCCCCGACTCGTTTCTTACCGAGAAGCCCTGGGCCTCGCAGCTCGCGGCGGAGGTTGGAATCGGCCATTGCCTCATTGGCTCAAACGACGCCGACCGCAAGACGTACATCCTCATTCACGGCGGCCTCGTCGTGATGCCTGACGGATTGCAGTTCATGGTGCCCACCAAGATTCTACCCACAGGCCTTTCGCCGCTTTTCTCCTGGGGCACCAAGCTGCGGATGATTAAGGAACTCTTTCACCCGCCGCGTCCGATGCAGAAAGATGAGACGGTAGCCGAGATGGTCGAGCGCCATTTCGGGGCTGAAATGGTTGACCGGCTCGCAGACCCCTTGCTGTCCGGCGTGTATGGCGGCGATGCCGCTTCGCTCAGCGCTCGCGCCGTGCTGCCACGCTTCGTTGAGATGGAAGAGAAATACGGTTCCCTCAGCCGCGCCATGCTCGCCGCCCGCAAGCGCATGTTGGCCACAGCGAACCAGAACGCGAAGCCGCGCCCGCTCTTCACTTCCATGCGGGATGGCATGCAGCAACTGGTGGACGCCATCGTTGCGCATCTCACGCCAATGTCACTGCGGCTCTCCAGCCCGGTACGCGACGTCGAATTCCGCGACGGCCGGTGGAAGGTTGTTCTGGACGGAGACACCGAATCCTTCGATGCCGTCATACTGGCCACGCCAGCCCGCGTCGCCGGACGCCTTCTGGAACGCGTGAAGCCCGAACTCTCTGCCGACCTTGGCAATATTCCATATAGCTCGTCAGTCACCGTGACCATGGGTTACAAGACGAGCCAGCTCCGCTCGCTGCCTCCCGGCTTCGGCTTTCTGGTGCCGCGGAGCGAAGGCAAGCGCATGCTCGCTTGCACCTTCGTTCATAGAAAATTCCCGCACCGCGCTCCGCCCGATAAAGGTATCCTGCGCTGCTTCCTCGGAGGCGCGAAGGACGAACTCGTTCTCGGTCTCGGCGATAAAGAGATTGAGAATATCGTTCGCCGCGAGCTTCGCGAAGTGCTCGGACTGGATGCAGAGCCGACTTTCATCCGCATCTACCGCTGGCGCAGTGCCATGGCGCAGTACTCCTCCGGACACCTCGACCGCGTAGCGCGCATCGAACGCAACACGCAACAACTCCACGGACTTGCCTTGGCCGGGAACGCATTCAAGGGCATCGGTGTCCCAGATTGCGTCCACTCCGGGCAGGACGCTGCCAAAACGATGGCGCGCCTGGCAGTGCAAACACAACCCACGAAGTAACGCCACCGGAACGCGTTGTGCGGTTATTACTCGCAAAACAGGAAGGCCGCCCACGGGCGGCCTGAGACTACTGAGAAAGCCAACTAACCACTGCCTCTGCCTACCTACCAAACCCCTTACGTCTCTGCTGACTGTACCTTTGCAGCGCGTCCTCGATGATCGGGTACGCCTGCGCTGCCGGCTGAATCTCATCTACTTCGACGGCCTTGCCTTCCAGTAGTTTGTAATCCTGAAAGAAACGCCGCAACATCAACAGGCGATGGTCCGGCATCTCGGCCGCTTCGCGATAGCTATTGAATTCCGGATCCTGCGTCGCCACGGCGATGACCTTGTGGTCTTTCTTGCCGGCATCGATCATTGTCATTAGTCCCACGGCGCGCGCGTGGATCATCGTCAGCGGCACGACTGGCTCCTGGCACAGCACCAGCACGTCCAGCGGATC carries:
- a CDS encoding DUF1761 domain-containing protein; this translates as MSARINWLAVVVAAIVHFVLGAVWFTLFAKPWIAGLGLTPEQVQAFAQEMSAGPYVVAFVCNLVMAYAIAWLLVQLGDINALRGIAVGAVLGIFAAVALATEHGFEMRPTSFKLIASGYPLVGSILMGAVIGAWKKKAAVVVGGAGTR
- a CDS encoding response regulator transcription factor, translated to MTAQSTIRVLVSDATMMGCELLADRLRRARFVVTACCVTTVDVQQRVSDSEPNVVIISANLQDGRLGGFKSLREVKKNNPQARAVMMLEERDRELIISAFRGGAKGVFFRAEAFNTLCKCIRAVHLGQIWASSKEMELILEALASAAPLREVDSNMLRTLTRREEQIINLVAQGLTNREMANKLFLSEHTVKNYLFRIFDKLNVSSRVELVLYATNSKNNAA
- the hemG gene encoding protoporphyrinogen oxidase, whose product is MRVAIIGGGISGLSAAFYLEKERAAGAPVEYVLFESTDRLGGSMYSERIEGCIVEAGPDSFLTEKPWASQLAAEVGIGHCLIGSNDADRKTYILIHGGLVVMPDGLQFMVPTKILPTGLSPLFSWGTKLRMIKELFHPPRPMQKDETVAEMVERHFGAEMVDRLADPLLSGVYGGDAASLSARAVLPRFVEMEEKYGSLSRAMLAARKRMLATANQNAKPRPLFTSMRDGMQQLVDAIVAHLTPMSLRLSSPVRDVEFRDGRWKVVLDGDTESFDAVILATPARVAGRLLERVKPELSADLGNIPYSSSVTVTMGYKTSQLRSLPPGFGFLVPRSEGKRMLACTFVHRKFPHRAPPDKGILRCFLGGAKDELVLGLGDKEIENIVRRELREVLGLDAEPTFIRIYRWRSAMAQYSSGHLDRVARIERNTQQLHGLALAGNAFKGIGVPDCVHSGQDAAKTMARLAVQTQPTK
- the hemE gene encoding uroporphyrinogen decarboxylase, with product MAAPDSIFVRACKGLPTESTPVWFMRQAGRYMAEYREVRKHHSLVEICKKPTVAAEVTITAAEALGVDAAIIFADLLLPLEVMGLPFHFTAGEGPVVERPVRTPQDVRALRTDRAADLGYVSEAIRECVKHWGSRLPMIGFCGAPFTLASYMIEGGGSRNYIEVKKLMYRSPEVWDELLGKLVDVLVEYTTQQVKAGADVLQIFDSWVGCLSVEDYRRYVLPRTRELIERLQKAGAPIIYFGTDSSTLLPTMQQTGAEVVGLDWRIPLDQGWRSMNYEVAVQGNLDPVTLFAEWPEIESRAKLILDQAAGRPGHIFNLGHGILPHTPFENVKKLAKFVQEYSAELKATAARTM
- a CDS encoding UpxY family transcription antiterminator; the encoded protein is MAELYLPLGNGTSARELSVSLRTDGLQSRWYATYTAARHEKTALQHLQSREIETFLPIYDSARRWENGRRAVVQMPLFPSYLFVRISTCERQKVLEAPGIIRIVGFNGQLAPLRDDEIAALRAAVQVRKSQPHPFLSAGKRVRVTAGALRGLEGVIVRSTRELKMIVSIDSIMRSFSVELEPSDVEACISTLAKRAG
- the hemH gene encoding ferrochelatase, producing the protein MSQRTAILLLAHGSPETAEDVPEFLRNITGKRPMPEAVVKEVQRRYALIGQSPLTCWTMEQAEGAARDSGLPVYVGMRNWRPYIRDTVKQMAVDGVTHAVAICLAPHNSRTSVGLYKQALLAENGQTPFTIDFVENWHDHPLLTRAFAERLREGWQKACAEAGAALPVIFTAHSVPERTIADGDPYGQQARHTAELVVQQVPEIKDWRFAFQSQGMSGGVWLGPTVEDTILAIKSEGNQGVFIQPIGFVCDHVEVLYDIDIAFRKFADDHGMRLWRAESLNGSKTFARAVAQVARERLDVGEDRAAGKSKPPAHQV